The following are from one region of the Candidatus Kapaibacterium sp. genome:
- a CDS encoding squalene/phytoene synthase family protein: MRWARQHYENFPVASLLLPPQTRVHVAHLYAFARLADDIADHPTASPTEKLQLLEMLEQNLLEALRAESLPGNPVLAAFRSTLRSTRLPLSLPKRLLVAFRYDACFQPFATWQDVEWYCHHSANPIGEALLFLHQSCTPQALCASNALCTALQVLNFWQDLSVDLPRGRCYFPQQLLERHGLPEPTALWQNSTKLRLCLAEVAAFVQQRLEWAKTLWRAASHPRLRWQIALTLAAADTLYKRLVDLGDRVLSYRPQLSGIDGIVLLIRSWRYRSR; encoded by the coding sequence CTGCGCTGGGCTCGTCAGCACTACGAGAATTTCCCTGTAGCCTCTCTGTTGCTGCCCCCACAGACCCGGGTTCACGTTGCCCATCTATACGCGTTCGCCCGCCTGGCCGATGATATCGCTGACCACCCCACAGCCTCCCCAACCGAAAAACTCCAACTCCTGGAGATGCTAGAGCAGAACCTCCTCGAGGCTCTCCGAGCTGAGTCCCTTCCGGGCAACCCCGTCTTGGCAGCCTTCCGCTCCACGCTCCGCTCAACCAGGCTTCCGCTGAGCCTCCCCAAACGGTTGCTTGTGGCATTCCGCTACGATGCCTGCTTCCAACCGTTTGCCACTTGGCAAGATGTGGAGTGGTACTGTCACCATTCAGCTAATCCGATCGGGGAGGCTCTGCTCTTCCTCCATCAGAGCTGTACTCCACAGGCCCTCTGCGCTTCCAATGCTCTCTGCACCGCACTCCAGGTGCTGAACTTCTGGCAAGACCTCTCGGTTGACCTCCCGCGCGGGCGCTGCTACTTCCCACAACAGCTCTTAGAACGGCATGGACTCCCTGAGCCCACAGCGCTGTGGCAGAATTCTACTAAATTGCGACTGTGCCTTGCAGAGGTAGCTGCCTTTGTCCAGCAGCGACTGGAATGGGCAAAGACTCTCTGGCGAGCCGCTAGCCACCCTCGGCTACGGTGGCAGATTGCCCTGACGTTGGCTGCTGCAGATACGCTCTATAAACGCTTGGTGGATCTGGGTGACCGCGTGCTCAGCTACCGCCCACAGTTGAGTGGCATAGATGGAATTGTCCTTCTCATACGGAGTTGGCGGTACCGGAGCCGCTGA
- the nuoK gene encoding NADH-quinone oxidoreductase subunit NuoK — translation MTRLPLEAYLLLSATLFTIGVVGVLTRRNAIVILMAIEIMLNAVNLSLVGFSSYLGNPEGQLLVFFVMAVAAAEAAVGLAIVIALFRNRQTVYVDEVNIMRW, via the coding sequence ATGACGCGCCTTCCGCTGGAGGCGTACTTGCTCTTGTCGGCAACCCTATTCACGATTGGGGTTGTCGGTGTGCTAACCCGCCGGAATGCCATCGTCATCCTGATGGCGATAGAGATCATGCTCAACGCCGTCAACCTTTCCCTGGTCGGCTTCTCATCGTACTTAGGGAACCCTGAGGGACAGCTGTTGGTCTTCTTCGTGATGGCTGTGGCAGCGGCGGAGGCTGCCGTCGGATTAGCAATCGTGATCGCGCTCTTCCGGAACCGGCAGACTGTCTACGTTGACGAAGTCAACATCATGCGCTGGTAA
- a CDS encoding NADH-quinone oxidoreductase subunit J, whose protein sequence is MSTEVVFFFLFGAAAIGSALAVITRRNPLASALWMIAYFLMLAGLYLTLQASLIAVMQVLIYAGAIMVLVIFVVMLLNLGNPEQLREHFNPRVVLASALGALLVLQFLVLFVSRPTGYSAPSPRAAEIGSPETLGRVLFTDYLFPFEAVSLLLLAAVVGAVVLAKRKLEP, encoded by the coding sequence GTGAGTACTGAGGTCGTGTTCTTCTTCTTGTTTGGAGCTGCTGCAATCGGCTCCGCCTTAGCAGTCATCACGCGCCGCAATCCGCTAGCCTCTGCTCTGTGGATGATTGCCTACTTCCTCATGCTGGCAGGGCTCTACCTGACACTCCAAGCGTCGCTGATTGCCGTCATGCAGGTTCTCATCTACGCTGGCGCCATCATGGTGCTGGTGATCTTTGTCGTCATGCTCCTAAATCTTGGCAACCCTGAACAGCTAAGGGAACACTTCAACCCGAGAGTCGTCTTGGCCAGCGCTCTGGGAGCTTTGCTAGTGCTGCAGTTCCTAGTCCTCTTCGTAAGCCGTCCAACGGGCTACTCTGCGCCCTCTCCGCGTGCTGCCGAGATTGGCTCTCCGGAAACTCTCGGACGAGTGCTCTTCACAGACTACCTCTTCCCGTTCGAGGCAGTCTCTCTCCTCCTGCTGGCAGCAGTCGTTGGCGCCGTCGTCCTGGCGAAGCGGAAACTAGAACCATAG
- a CDS encoding squalene/phytoene synthase family protein — protein sequence MELSFSYGVGGTGAAELPPGFSTTAPYQSSFAYSFFLLPRPQREALETVYRFANAVDSLVDNTPNDSEGVLAKKRQWLAWWRHQVESIYTGRGFHPALLPLAHVVERFQIPKQYLLLLLDGCERDLVQRRYRTFEELKEYCYCVASSIGLICIEIFGYKHPQTRQYAIYLGYALQLTNILRDVKLDKDRGYVYLPQEDLERFDYTEEDLFEERYDERFVELMRFEAQRARSLYHTARMYLHPDDRATLFAAEAMDSIYYRLLEKMELGDFQVFRHRYRVSLPHKLWIAFKTWLSSYLLIRRLRNLV from the coding sequence ATGGAATTGTCCTTCTCATACGGAGTTGGCGGTACCGGAGCCGCTGAGCTGCCCCCAGGTTTCTCCACCACCGCTCCATACCAAAGCAGCTTCGCCTACTCCTTTTTCCTGCTACCTCGTCCACAGCGAGAAGCCTTGGAGACCGTGTACCGCTTCGCGAATGCAGTTGATAGCCTCGTCGACAACACCCCCAACGATTCGGAAGGAGTGCTTGCCAAGAAGCGGCAGTGGCTTGCTTGGTGGCGGCACCAAGTAGAGAGCATTTACACCGGACGAGGCTTCCACCCAGCGCTCCTTCCCTTAGCCCACGTTGTGGAGCGCTTTCAAATCCCGAAGCAATACCTACTCCTTCTCTTGGATGGCTGCGAGCGTGATCTCGTCCAGCGACGGTACCGCACCTTCGAAGAGCTCAAGGAGTACTGCTACTGCGTTGCCAGCAGCATTGGACTCATCTGCATCGAGATCTTCGGCTACAAGCATCCCCAGACCCGCCAGTACGCAATCTACCTAGGCTACGCTCTGCAATTGACGAACATCTTGCGTGATGTCAAGCTGGACAAGGATCGGGGCTACGTCTACCTCCCCCAGGAAGATCTAGAGCGCTTTGACTACACCGAGGAGGATCTCTTCGAAGAACGTTACGATGAGCGCTTCGTGGAGCTCATGCGGTTTGAAGCCCAGCGAGCACGAAGCTTGTACCATACCGCCCGAATGTATCTCCATCCCGATGACCGAGCCACGCTCTTCGCTGCGGAAGCTATGGACTCCATCTACTACCGTCTGCTGGAGAAGATGGAGCTGGGAGACTTCCAAGTCTTCCGACACCGCTACCGAGTCTCACTCCCTCACAAGCTCTGGATTGCCTTCAAGACATGGCTCTCCAGCTACCTCCTCATTCGTCGCCTTCGAAACCTGGTGTGA